One Chaetodon trifascialis isolate fChaTrf1 chromosome 21, fChaTrf1.hap1, whole genome shotgun sequence genomic window carries:
- the nrap gene encoding nebulin-related-anchoring protein isoform X1, with translation MQSCARCGFVVYPAEKINCIDQNWHKACFHCDVCKMVLTANNFVSHKKRPYCSVHNPRNNTFTSVYETPININAKKQSKASSELKYREDGERFMSTFHHDMRSMELERARLANQMASQAFQSQSEFSQQQTWYSGKVTKQEIVTMSQSQKTISDVQCTEEYEQSNGKGSFPAMITPGYRAAKQANTLASNLEYKKGHEERVSKYTTFVDAPEVLLAKKQGQIVSDYAYTEEYEQQRGKGSFPAHLTPGYKMSKKATEQASDIKYRQMYEQEMKGKASTEAAVAEAVHAKENAENYSQIAYTEEYEQQRGKGSFPAMITPGYYLAKKAQENASDLKYKKDLNKLKGTSHFHSLTSEDNLALKNARKINKIVSEVEYKKDLENTKGHSINFCETPQFQNAAKVAKFTSDNKYKEKYTSNMKGHYEGLDKKTMHAMKVRKLASDIAYKQGSEQDQGEYNYPATLTPGYQSQRKLDPLKDKNYRQHIDQVKYSLVTDTPEIVLARKNAQLVSKQNYKADYEKTKHQYTLSEDLPQIQNAKANAALCSDIRYKEAWEKTKSKACDIGVDDLSVRAAKASRDLASDIKYKETYMKDKEKAVGINMSDSKTLHSLQVAKMSSDIEYKKGSKESQAQYSLPHDMINLSHAKKAQALASDLEYRTKLHDYTVMPDDIKVQQAKKAYSLQSENQYRSDLNWMKGVGWETEGCMNITQAKKAGELLSDNKYRQKADTIKFTQVADDLSIKHAKKSQELQSDLAYKADTEQIIHQYTMTKDEPLFRQAKANADLLSGKVYKSSWEKQREKGFELSLDSLSILTAKAKRDLASDIKYKAQYEKNKGKVIGIKSVSDDSQMAHSALATKLQSDRHYKKDYEDTKTKYSVSLDMLNISHAKKAQDLATETNYRTFLHEYTTLPSDMNVAWAKKAYGLQSDKQYRSDLNWMKGVGWEASKSLDIQQAKKAGALVSEKKYRQHVSALKFTSVEDSPEMVQAKVSNKLAVDRLYREKGENMKHNYTLSGALPEMVQAKLNAMNLSESCYKQSWMKIRDGGYKLRLDAIPFQSAKASAEILSDQKYKEEFEKTKGKMIGLKGLQDDLNIAHSVQASKLQSDIKYKQDSAKELSKYRLSMDMMEVAHAKKAQSLVSDQDYRLTLHQYTSLPEDMTVQAAKRAYALQSENVYRSDLNYLRGAAWIATGALQIEGSKKATDLISDKKYRQQPYNFKHTSVADSPDIIHAKLSGQITNERLYKEKGVSDQHNYTITTERPEITQAKINAANFSEIKYRESWHTLRAQGYKLTMQDIPFQAAKSSMGIASDYNYKHNHLLEKGKHIGVKSVLDDPRLLHCLQAGRLASDQEYRKDALTASGQYHLTPDMIHLVTAKNAQALASDQDYRKKLHEYTVLPDDMKVKWAKTAYNLQSEKLYKSDLSFMKGVAWDGVGAPQLESAKKAGELLSDKKYRQLPDSLKFTSVADSPDIVHAKTSYQQCSERLYKSGKNDDMHKYTLHPDDPDFIRAKINAQQISDKVYKSSGEQVKTSGYDLRLDAIPFQTAKASREIASDFRYKESHLKEKGQQVGLRCVEDDPKMVHSLAASKLQSNLEYKRQSKEERAQYKIHADQPEFLQAKKSQAQASDLTYRHKLHDYTCDPEQLNVKHAKQAYKLQSDVNYKSDLNWIKGVGWTPPGSHKAELARRAAELGLAEGVSTDEAIAKYQHMMMLHHQQQMMEQQQQQQTSEQVETSEEVQQGVNMDAMEVLHVKRKKTIQTVQKKSTTTTTSFKSMEKKSSTTSSTSSSSAIQNTVKTSMSSKAAAIEDA, from the exons ATGCAGTCCTGTGCCAGGTGTGGGTTTGTGGTCTACCCGGCTGAGAAGATCAACTGCATTGATCAG AACTGGCATAAagcatgttttcactgtgacGTCTGTAAGATGGTGCTCACTGCCAATAACTTTGTCAGCCACAAGAAGAGGCCATACTGCTCTGT GCACAATCCACGGAACAACACGTTCACGAGTGTCTACGAGACCCCCATCAACATCAACGCCAAGAAGCAAAGCAAGGCGAGCAGTGAG CTGAAGTATCGCGAAGATGGCGAGCGCTTTATGTCCACCTTCCACCATGACATGAGGTCCATGGAGCTGGAGAGGGCTCGCCTAGCCAATCAGATGGCCAGCCAG GCCTTCCAGTCTCAGTCTGAGTTCTCGCAGCAGCAGACATGGTACTCAGGCAAGGTGACCAAACAGGAGATAGTCACAATGTCTCAGTCACAGAAGACCATCAGTGAT GTGCAGTGCACAGAGGAGTATGAGCAGTCAAACGGAAAAGGCAGCTTCCCTGCCATGATCACCCCAGGTTACCGGGCTGCTAAACAAGCCAATACTTTGGCCAGTAAT cTGGAATATAAAAAAGGACATGAGGAGAGAGTTTCAAAGTACACCACATTTGTTGACGCTCCAGAGGTGCTTCTGGCCAAGAAACAAGGACAAATTGTTAGCGAT tACGCTTATACAGAAGAGTACGAGCAGCAGAGGGGTAAAGGTAGTTTTCCTGCACATCTTACACCTGGATACAAGATGTCAAAGAAGGCCACTGAGCAGGCCAGCGAT ATTAAGTATCGTCAGATGTACGAACAGGAGATGAAGGGTAAAGccagcacagaggcagcagtggCTGAAGCAGTTCACGCCAAAGAAAATGCAGAGAACTACAGCCAG ATTGCCTACACTGAGGAGTATGAGCAGCAGCGAGGCAAAGGGAGTTTCCCTGCCATGATCACTCCTGGTTATTATCTTGCAAAGAAGGCTCAGGAAAACGCTAGTGAT CTAAAATACAAGAAGGACTTAAACAAGTTGAAGGGCACCTCGCACTTCCACAGTCTGACATCTGAGGACAATCTGGCTCTGAAGAACGCCCGGAAGATCAACAAGATAGTCAGTGAG GTGGAGTATAAGAAGGACCTGGAGAACACCAAAGGTCACAGCATCAATTTCTGTGAGACGCCACAGTTTCAAAATGCTGCTAAAGTGGCCAAGTTCACAAGCGAT aacaaGTACAAAGAGAAGTACACCAGCAATATGAAGGGCCACTATGAAGGCCTCGATAAGAAGACCATGCACGCCATGAAAGTCAGGAAACTGGCCAGTGAT ATTGCTTATAAACAAGGCTCTGAACAGGACCAGGGTGAATACAACTACCCAGCCACCCTCACACCAGGCTACCAAAGCCAAAGGAAACTGGACCCACTCAAAGAT AAGAACTACAGGCAACACATTGACCAGGTCAAGTACAGTCTGGTGACAGACACACCTGAGATTGTTTTAGCAAGGAAAAACGCTCAGCTGGTCAGCAAG CAAAATTACAAAGCAGACTATGAGAAGACCAAACATCAGTACACACTATCCGAGGACCTGCCCCAAATCCAAAATGCCAAAGCCAATGCCGCCTTGTGCAGTGAT ATAAGATATAAGGAGGCGTGGGAGAAAACCAAGTCGAAAGCCTGCGACATCGGCGTGGACGACCTGAGCGTCAGAGCAGCGAAGGCCTCCCGGGACCTCGCCAGTGAT ATTAAATACAAAGAAACCTACATGAAGGACAAGGAAAAGGCGGTGGGGATCAACATGAGCGATTCCAAGACACTGCACTCTCTTCAAGTGGCCAAGATGAGCAGTGAT ATTGAGTACAAAAAGGGCTCCAAGGAGAGCCAGGCCCAGTACAGCCTCCCTCATGACATGATCAACCTGAGCCACGCCAAAAAGGCTCAGGCCCTCGCCAGTGATCTGGAGTATCGCACAAAGCTGCACGACTACACCGTCATGCCTGATGACATCAAGGTCCAGCAGGCCAAAAAGGCTTATTCCCTGCAAAGCGAG AACCAGTATCGTTCAGACCTGAACTGGATGAAAGGAGTGGGCTGGGAGACGGAAGGGTGCATGAACATTACCCAGGCCAAGAAAGCTGGAGAGCTGCTCAGTGAT AATAAATACCGTCAGAAGGCAGACACCATCAAGTTCACCCAGGTGGCGGACGACCTCTCCATCAAACACGCCAAGAAGAGCCAGGAACTGCAGAGCGAC CTGGCGTACAaagcagacactgagcagatCATACACCAGTACACCATGACCAAAGACGAGCCTCTTTTCAGACAGGCAAAGGCTAACGCTGACCTTCTCAGTGGG aaAGTGTACAAGAGCAGCTgggagaagcagagggaaaaggGCTTCGAGCTGAGCCTGGACTCTCTCTCCATACTGACCGCTAAAGCCAAGAGAGACCTGGCCAGTGAT ATCAAGTATAAGGCGCAgtatgagaaaaacaaagggaagGTGATTGGCATTAAGTCGGTCAGTGATGACTCTCAGATGGCCCACTCTGCTCTGGCCACCAAACTACAGAGTGACCGCCACTACAAGAAGGACTATGAGGACACCAAGACTAAATACAG TGTTTCTCTGGATATGTTGAACATCAGCCATGCCAAGAAGGCTCAAGACCTGGCAACCGAGACCAATTACAGGACTTTCCTCCACGAGTACACGACTCTGCCATCTGACATGAACGTTGCCTGGGCTAAGAAGGCCTATGGGCTGCAGAGCGAT AAACAGTACAGGTCAGATCTGAACTGGATGAAGGGCGTCGGCTGGGAGGCCTCAAAATCTCTGGACATCCAGCAGGCGAAGAAAGCTGGGGCGCTCGTCAGCGAG aAAAAGTACCGTCAACACGTGAGCGCTCTGAAGTTTACCAGCGTTGAAGACAGTCCAGAGATGGTTCAGGCCAAAGTCAGCAACAAACTGGCTGTTGAT AGGTTGTACAGGGAGAAGGGTGAAAACATGAAGCACAACTACACACTCAGTGGCGCGCTGCCTGAGATGGTTCAGGCCAAGCTCAATGCTATGAACCTCAGCGAG AGCTGTTACAAGCAGTCCTGGATGAAGATACGCGACGGTGGTTACAAGCTGCGTCTGGATGCCATTCCCTTCCAGTCTGCCAAAGCTTCTGCAGAGATCCTCAGTGAT CAAAAGTACAAAGAAGAATTTGAGAAGACCAAAGGGAAGATGATCGGGCTGAAGGGTCTGCAGGATGACCTGAACATCGCTCACTCGGTCCAAGCCAGCAAGCTGCAGAGTGAT ATTAAGTATAAGCAGGACTCGGCGAAGGAGCTCTCAAAGTACCGCCTCTCCATGGACATGATGGAGGTCGCCCACGCTAAAAAGGCCCAGTCGCTGGTCAGTGATCAGGACTACAGGCTCACCCTGCATCAGTACACCTCGCTGCCCGAGGACATGACGGTGCAGGCGGCCAAGAGAGCATACGCTCTGCAGAGTGAG aATGTGTATCGTTCTGACCTGAACTACCTGCGTGGTGCTGCCTGGATCGCCACAGGGGCTCTGCAGATTGAAGGCTCCAAGAAGGCCACAGACCTCATCAGCGAT AAAAAGTACCGTCAGCAGCCGTACAACTTCAAGCACACCTCTGTCGCTGACTCTCCAGATATCATCCATGCTAAGCTCAGTGGACAGATCACAAATGAA CGTTTGTACAAAGAAAAAGGGGTGAGTGACCAGCACAACTACACTATAACTACTGAGAGACCAGAGATCACACAAGCAAAGATCAATGCAGCCAACTTTAGTGAG aTCAAGTACAGAGAGTCCTGGCACACTCTGAGGGCTCAGGGCTACAAACTCACCATGCAGGACATCCCCTTCCAGGCTGCCAAGAGCTCCATGGGCATCGCCAGTGAT tACAACTATAAACACAACCACCTGCTGGAAAAAGGGAAGCACATTGGGGTCAAAAGCGTCTTGGACGACCCGCGTCTGCTGCACTGCCTGCAGGCGGGCCGGCTGGCCAGCGACCAGGAGTACCGCAAGGACGCGCTGACGGCCAGCGGGCAGTACCACCTCACCCCAGACATGATTCACCTGGTGACGGCAAAGAATGCCCAGGCCCTCGCCAGCGACCAGGACTACAGGAAGAAACTGCATGAGTACACGGTGCTGCCCGACGACATGAAGGTCAAGTGGGCCAAAACGGCTTACAACCTGCAGAGTGAG AAACTCTACAAGTCAGACCTCAGTTTCATGAAAGGAGTGGCCTGGGACGGCGTGGGTGCACCTCAGCTGGAGTCGGCTAAGAAGGCCGGAGAACTTCTGAGTGAT AAGAAGTATCGTCAGCTGCCGGACAGCCTGAAGTTCACCTCGGTGGCTGACTCTCCTGACATCGTCCACGCTAAGACGAGCTATCAGCAGTGCAGTGAG AGGCTGTACAAATCTGGGAAGAATGACGACATGCACAAGTACACTTTACACCCAGATGATCCAGACTTCATCAGAGCCAAGATAAACGCCCAGCAGATTAGCGAT AAAGTTTACAAATCATCTGGGGAGCAAGTGAAGACATCGGGCTATGACCTGAGGCTGGATGCTATTCCCTTCCAAACTGCAAAGGCCTCCAGAGAAATTGCCAGTGAT TTCCGTTACAAGGAGTCCCATCTGAAGGAGAAGGGCCAGCAGGTGGGGCTGCGCTGTGTGGAGGACGACCCTAAGATGGTACACTCTCTGGCAGCCAGCAAACTCCAGAGCAACCTGGAGTATAAACGCCAGTCCAAGGAGGAGCGGGCCCAGTACAAAATCCATGCGGACCAGCCTGAGTTCCTGCAGGCCAAAAAGAGTCAGGCTCAGGCGAGTGACCTCACCTACCGCCACAAGCTCCACGACTACACCTGCGACCCCGAACAGCTCAATGTGAAGCATGCCAAGCAGGCCTACAAGCTGCAGAGTGAC GTGAACTACAAGTCCGACCTGAACTGGATCAAAGGAGTGGGCTGGACCCCTCCTGGCTCCCACAAGGCCGAGCTCGCCCGCCGGGCTGCAGAGCTGGGGCTGGCTGAGGGAGTCAGCACCGATGAGGCTATTGCAAAGTACCAACACATGATGATG ctgcaccaccagcagcagatgatggagcagcagcaacagcaacagacttcagagcaggtggagacaaGCGAGGAGGTTCAGCAGGGCGTCAACATGGACGCCATGGAGGTCCTCCACGTCAAGAGGAAGAAGACCATCCAGACTGTCCAGAAAAAGTCTACCACCACCACAACTTCGTTCAAATCAATGGAGAAGAAGTccagcaccacctcctccacctcctcatcgTCTGCCATTCAGAACACAGTCAAGACGTCCATGTCTAGTAAAGCTGCTGCGATAGAAGATGCGTAG
- the nrap gene encoding nebulin-related-anchoring protein isoform X2 — MQSCARCGFVVYPAEKINCIDQNWHKACFHCDVCKMVLTANNFVSHKKRPYCSVHNPRNNTFTSVYETPININAKKQSKASSELKYREDGERFMSTFHHDMRSMELERARLANQMASQAFQSQSEFSQQQTWYSGKVTKQEIVTMSQSQKTISDCTEEYEQSNGKGSFPAMITPGYRAAKQANTLASNLEYKKGHEERVSKYTTFVDAPEVLLAKKQGQIVSDYAYTEEYEQQRGKGSFPAHLTPGYKMSKKATEQASDIKYRQMYEQEMKGKASTEAAVAEAVHAKENAENYSQIAYTEEYEQQRGKGSFPAMITPGYYLAKKAQENASDLKYKKDLNKLKGTSHFHSLTSEDNLALKNARKINKIVSEVEYKKDLENTKGHSINFCETPQFQNAAKVAKFTSDNKYKEKYTSNMKGHYEGLDKKTMHAMKVRKLASDIAYKQGSEQDQGEYNYPATLTPGYQSQRKLDPLKDKNYRQHIDQVKYSLVTDTPEIVLARKNAQLVSKQNYKADYEKTKHQYTLSEDLPQIQNAKANAALCSDIRYKEAWEKTKSKACDIGVDDLSVRAAKASRDLASDIKYKETYMKDKEKAVGINMSDSKTLHSLQVAKMSSDIEYKKGSKESQAQYSLPHDMINLSHAKKAQALASDLEYRTKLHDYTVMPDDIKVQQAKKAYSLQSENQYRSDLNWMKGVGWETEGCMNITQAKKAGELLSDNKYRQKADTIKFTQVADDLSIKHAKKSQELQSDLAYKADTEQIIHQYTMTKDEPLFRQAKANADLLSGKVYKSSWEKQREKGFELSLDSLSILTAKAKRDLASDIKYKAQYEKNKGKVIGIKSVSDDSQMAHSALATKLQSDRHYKKDYEDTKTKYSVSLDMLNISHAKKAQDLATETNYRTFLHEYTTLPSDMNVAWAKKAYGLQSDKQYRSDLNWMKGVGWEASKSLDIQQAKKAGALVSEKKYRQHVSALKFTSVEDSPEMVQAKVSNKLAVDRLYREKGENMKHNYTLSGALPEMVQAKLNAMNLSESCYKQSWMKIRDGGYKLRLDAIPFQSAKASAEILSDQKYKEEFEKTKGKMIGLKGLQDDLNIAHSVQASKLQSDIKYKQDSAKELSKYRLSMDMMEVAHAKKAQSLVSDQDYRLTLHQYTSLPEDMTVQAAKRAYALQSENVYRSDLNYLRGAAWIATGALQIEGSKKATDLISDKKYRQQPYNFKHTSVADSPDIIHAKLSGQITNERLYKEKGVSDQHNYTITTERPEITQAKINAANFSEIKYRESWHTLRAQGYKLTMQDIPFQAAKSSMGIASDYNYKHNHLLEKGKHIGVKSVLDDPRLLHCLQAGRLASDQEYRKDALTASGQYHLTPDMIHLVTAKNAQALASDQDYRKKLHEYTVLPDDMKVKWAKTAYNLQSEKLYKSDLSFMKGVAWDGVGAPQLESAKKAGELLSDKKYRQLPDSLKFTSVADSPDIVHAKTSYQQCSERLYKSGKNDDMHKYTLHPDDPDFIRAKINAQQISDKVYKSSGEQVKTSGYDLRLDAIPFQTAKASREIASDFRYKESHLKEKGQQVGLRCVEDDPKMVHSLAASKLQSNLEYKRQSKEERAQYKIHADQPEFLQAKKSQAQASDLTYRHKLHDYTCDPEQLNVKHAKQAYKLQSDVNYKSDLNWIKGVGWTPPGSHKAELARRAAELGLAEGVSTDEAIAKYQHMMMLHHQQQMMEQQQQQQTSEQVETSEEVQQGVNMDAMEVLHVKRKKTIQTVQKKSTTTTTSFKSMEKKSSTTSSTSSSSAIQNTVKTSMSSKAAAIEDA; from the exons ATGCAGTCCTGTGCCAGGTGTGGGTTTGTGGTCTACCCGGCTGAGAAGATCAACTGCATTGATCAG AACTGGCATAAagcatgttttcactgtgacGTCTGTAAGATGGTGCTCACTGCCAATAACTTTGTCAGCCACAAGAAGAGGCCATACTGCTCTGT GCACAATCCACGGAACAACACGTTCACGAGTGTCTACGAGACCCCCATCAACATCAACGCCAAGAAGCAAAGCAAGGCGAGCAGTGAG CTGAAGTATCGCGAAGATGGCGAGCGCTTTATGTCCACCTTCCACCATGACATGAGGTCCATGGAGCTGGAGAGGGCTCGCCTAGCCAATCAGATGGCCAGCCAG GCCTTCCAGTCTCAGTCTGAGTTCTCGCAGCAGCAGACATGGTACTCAGGCAAGGTGACCAAACAGGAGATAGTCACAATGTCTCAGTCACAGAAGACCATCAGTGAT TGCACAGAGGAGTATGAGCAGTCAAACGGAAAAGGCAGCTTCCCTGCCATGATCACCCCAGGTTACCGGGCTGCTAAACAAGCCAATACTTTGGCCAGTAAT cTGGAATATAAAAAAGGACATGAGGAGAGAGTTTCAAAGTACACCACATTTGTTGACGCTCCAGAGGTGCTTCTGGCCAAGAAACAAGGACAAATTGTTAGCGAT tACGCTTATACAGAAGAGTACGAGCAGCAGAGGGGTAAAGGTAGTTTTCCTGCACATCTTACACCTGGATACAAGATGTCAAAGAAGGCCACTGAGCAGGCCAGCGAT ATTAAGTATCGTCAGATGTACGAACAGGAGATGAAGGGTAAAGccagcacagaggcagcagtggCTGAAGCAGTTCACGCCAAAGAAAATGCAGAGAACTACAGCCAG ATTGCCTACACTGAGGAGTATGAGCAGCAGCGAGGCAAAGGGAGTTTCCCTGCCATGATCACTCCTGGTTATTATCTTGCAAAGAAGGCTCAGGAAAACGCTAGTGAT CTAAAATACAAGAAGGACTTAAACAAGTTGAAGGGCACCTCGCACTTCCACAGTCTGACATCTGAGGACAATCTGGCTCTGAAGAACGCCCGGAAGATCAACAAGATAGTCAGTGAG GTGGAGTATAAGAAGGACCTGGAGAACACCAAAGGTCACAGCATCAATTTCTGTGAGACGCCACAGTTTCAAAATGCTGCTAAAGTGGCCAAGTTCACAAGCGAT aacaaGTACAAAGAGAAGTACACCAGCAATATGAAGGGCCACTATGAAGGCCTCGATAAGAAGACCATGCACGCCATGAAAGTCAGGAAACTGGCCAGTGAT ATTGCTTATAAACAAGGCTCTGAACAGGACCAGGGTGAATACAACTACCCAGCCACCCTCACACCAGGCTACCAAAGCCAAAGGAAACTGGACCCACTCAAAGAT AAGAACTACAGGCAACACATTGACCAGGTCAAGTACAGTCTGGTGACAGACACACCTGAGATTGTTTTAGCAAGGAAAAACGCTCAGCTGGTCAGCAAG CAAAATTACAAAGCAGACTATGAGAAGACCAAACATCAGTACACACTATCCGAGGACCTGCCCCAAATCCAAAATGCCAAAGCCAATGCCGCCTTGTGCAGTGAT ATAAGATATAAGGAGGCGTGGGAGAAAACCAAGTCGAAAGCCTGCGACATCGGCGTGGACGACCTGAGCGTCAGAGCAGCGAAGGCCTCCCGGGACCTCGCCAGTGAT ATTAAATACAAAGAAACCTACATGAAGGACAAGGAAAAGGCGGTGGGGATCAACATGAGCGATTCCAAGACACTGCACTCTCTTCAAGTGGCCAAGATGAGCAGTGAT ATTGAGTACAAAAAGGGCTCCAAGGAGAGCCAGGCCCAGTACAGCCTCCCTCATGACATGATCAACCTGAGCCACGCCAAAAAGGCTCAGGCCCTCGCCAGTGATCTGGAGTATCGCACAAAGCTGCACGACTACACCGTCATGCCTGATGACATCAAGGTCCAGCAGGCCAAAAAGGCTTATTCCCTGCAAAGCGAG AACCAGTATCGTTCAGACCTGAACTGGATGAAAGGAGTGGGCTGGGAGACGGAAGGGTGCATGAACATTACCCAGGCCAAGAAAGCTGGAGAGCTGCTCAGTGAT AATAAATACCGTCAGAAGGCAGACACCATCAAGTTCACCCAGGTGGCGGACGACCTCTCCATCAAACACGCCAAGAAGAGCCAGGAACTGCAGAGCGAC CTGGCGTACAaagcagacactgagcagatCATACACCAGTACACCATGACCAAAGACGAGCCTCTTTTCAGACAGGCAAAGGCTAACGCTGACCTTCTCAGTGGG aaAGTGTACAAGAGCAGCTgggagaagcagagggaaaaggGCTTCGAGCTGAGCCTGGACTCTCTCTCCATACTGACCGCTAAAGCCAAGAGAGACCTGGCCAGTGAT ATCAAGTATAAGGCGCAgtatgagaaaaacaaagggaagGTGATTGGCATTAAGTCGGTCAGTGATGACTCTCAGATGGCCCACTCTGCTCTGGCCACCAAACTACAGAGTGACCGCCACTACAAGAAGGACTATGAGGACACCAAGACTAAATACAG TGTTTCTCTGGATATGTTGAACATCAGCCATGCCAAGAAGGCTCAAGACCTGGCAACCGAGACCAATTACAGGACTTTCCTCCACGAGTACACGACTCTGCCATCTGACATGAACGTTGCCTGGGCTAAGAAGGCCTATGGGCTGCAGAGCGAT AAACAGTACAGGTCAGATCTGAACTGGATGAAGGGCGTCGGCTGGGAGGCCTCAAAATCTCTGGACATCCAGCAGGCGAAGAAAGCTGGGGCGCTCGTCAGCGAG aAAAAGTACCGTCAACACGTGAGCGCTCTGAAGTTTACCAGCGTTGAAGACAGTCCAGAGATGGTTCAGGCCAAAGTCAGCAACAAACTGGCTGTTGAT AGGTTGTACAGGGAGAAGGGTGAAAACATGAAGCACAACTACACACTCAGTGGCGCGCTGCCTGAGATGGTTCAGGCCAAGCTCAATGCTATGAACCTCAGCGAG AGCTGTTACAAGCAGTCCTGGATGAAGATACGCGACGGTGGTTACAAGCTGCGTCTGGATGCCATTCCCTTCCAGTCTGCCAAAGCTTCTGCAGAGATCCTCAGTGAT CAAAAGTACAAAGAAGAATTTGAGAAGACCAAAGGGAAGATGATCGGGCTGAAGGGTCTGCAGGATGACCTGAACATCGCTCACTCGGTCCAAGCCAGCAAGCTGCAGAGTGAT ATTAAGTATAAGCAGGACTCGGCGAAGGAGCTCTCAAAGTACCGCCTCTCCATGGACATGATGGAGGTCGCCCACGCTAAAAAGGCCCAGTCGCTGGTCAGTGATCAGGACTACAGGCTCACCCTGCATCAGTACACCTCGCTGCCCGAGGACATGACGGTGCAGGCGGCCAAGAGAGCATACGCTCTGCAGAGTGAG aATGTGTATCGTTCTGACCTGAACTACCTGCGTGGTGCTGCCTGGATCGCCACAGGGGCTCTGCAGATTGAAGGCTCCAAGAAGGCCACAGACCTCATCAGCGAT AAAAAGTACCGTCAGCAGCCGTACAACTTCAAGCACACCTCTGTCGCTGACTCTCCAGATATCATCCATGCTAAGCTCAGTGGACAGATCACAAATGAA CGTTTGTACAAAGAAAAAGGGGTGAGTGACCAGCACAACTACACTATAACTACTGAGAGACCAGAGATCACACAAGCAAAGATCAATGCAGCCAACTTTAGTGAG aTCAAGTACAGAGAGTCCTGGCACACTCTGAGGGCTCAGGGCTACAAACTCACCATGCAGGACATCCCCTTCCAGGCTGCCAAGAGCTCCATGGGCATCGCCAGTGAT tACAACTATAAACACAACCACCTGCTGGAAAAAGGGAAGCACATTGGGGTCAAAAGCGTCTTGGACGACCCGCGTCTGCTGCACTGCCTGCAGGCGGGCCGGCTGGCCAGCGACCAGGAGTACCGCAAGGACGCGCTGACGGCCAGCGGGCAGTACCACCTCACCCCAGACATGATTCACCTGGTGACGGCAAAGAATGCCCAGGCCCTCGCCAGCGACCAGGACTACAGGAAGAAACTGCATGAGTACACGGTGCTGCCCGACGACATGAAGGTCAAGTGGGCCAAAACGGCTTACAACCTGCAGAGTGAG AAACTCTACAAGTCAGACCTCAGTTTCATGAAAGGAGTGGCCTGGGACGGCGTGGGTGCACCTCAGCTGGAGTCGGCTAAGAAGGCCGGAGAACTTCTGAGTGAT AAGAAGTATCGTCAGCTGCCGGACAGCCTGAAGTTCACCTCGGTGGCTGACTCTCCTGACATCGTCCACGCTAAGACGAGCTATCAGCAGTGCAGTGAG AGGCTGTACAAATCTGGGAAGAATGACGACATGCACAAGTACACTTTACACCCAGATGATCCAGACTTCATCAGAGCCAAGATAAACGCCCAGCAGATTAGCGAT AAAGTTTACAAATCATCTGGGGAGCAAGTGAAGACATCGGGCTATGACCTGAGGCTGGATGCTATTCCCTTCCAAACTGCAAAGGCCTCCAGAGAAATTGCCAGTGAT TTCCGTTACAAGGAGTCCCATCTGAAGGAGAAGGGCCAGCAGGTGGGGCTGCGCTGTGTGGAGGACGACCCTAAGATGGTACACTCTCTGGCAGCCAGCAAACTCCAGAGCAACCTGGAGTATAAACGCCAGTCCAAGGAGGAGCGGGCCCAGTACAAAATCCATGCGGACCAGCCTGAGTTCCTGCAGGCCAAAAAGAGTCAGGCTCAGGCGAGTGACCTCACCTACCGCCACAAGCTCCACGACTACACCTGCGACCCCGAACAGCTCAATGTGAAGCATGCCAAGCAGGCCTACAAGCTGCAGAGTGAC GTGAACTACAAGTCCGACCTGAACTGGATCAAAGGAGTGGGCTGGACCCCTCCTGGCTCCCACAAGGCCGAGCTCGCCCGCCGGGCTGCAGAGCTGGGGCTGGCTGAGGGAGTCAGCACCGATGAGGCTATTGCAAAGTACCAACACATGATGATG ctgcaccaccagcagcagatgatggagcagcagcaacagcaacagacttcagagcaggtggagacaaGCGAGGAGGTTCAGCAGGGCGTCAACATGGACGCCATGGAGGTCCTCCACGTCAAGAGGAAGAAGACCATCCAGACTGTCCAGAAAAAGTCTACCACCACCACAACTTCGTTCAAATCAATGGAGAAGAAGTccagcaccacctcctccacctcctcatcgTCTGCCATTCAGAACACAGTCAAGACGTCCATGTCTAGTAAAGCTGCTGCGATAGAAGATGCGTAG